CTTTGCAACTCTTGAAGGACGGCCAAGCCTACGTTCGCCTGGAACAACTCGGCGCACGGCTGGAACAAGGCCTACGCAATGCAGCGACCAGCGCTGGGATCGATCACGCGATCACGCGCGTCGGCAGCATGCTGACGTTCTTCTTCCACCCCGGCCCCGTCACCAACTGGACCACCGCCAGCCGCTCCGACACCGCGAAGTACGCCCAGTACTTCTGGGGCCTCATCGATCGCGGCGTCTATATGCCCTGCAGTCAATACGAAGCCCTGTTTATCTCCACGGCGCACACCGACGAAGATATCGACGCCACGGTCAACGCTGCCAAAGAAGCCTTCGCAGCGATGTAGTTTCTACAGTAGCCGACGCCGTGACCTCGTTGTTCTAGGCATGTTCTTGAGGGATTCGGAGCGGCCCGCGAAACACGCGAAAAACGCGAAAGGTTGTTGTTAAATCGCAAGAGTTGACGGAGTTCGCCGACGACCCGTTGCCTGTAACTTCGACAAACAGCAGCGTGAAATCAGAGCAGCGACTTGTTCGATGTTCCCCTCTCTCCCATTTTTCGTGTGTTTAGCGTGTTTCGCGGGTCATACCCGCATTCGCGGTTCCTCCGCCCAGCTACCCCTTCTTTGCGGAAATCCGCCGGTAAATCGCCAGCGCCACCAGTGAACCGATCACGGACATGATCAGTCCGGCAGGGTTGATCGTGTCGATGCCTTTTCCCGTGAACAGGGCGCCGATCAGCCCGCCTACGAACGAGCCGACGATTCCCAGGATCATCGTGCCGGTCCAGGTGAAGCTATCCGGCCCCGGCATCAACAGCCTGGCCAACGCTCCAGCGATCAATCCCCAGACCAACATGGAAATCAACGACCACATGACTTGAACCCCCGACTACGGAAAATGCGCGATCGCGCGTTCGGAACGCATTGATTATTGCCTATCACCAAGCGCCGCACAGTATTTACGGCAAAACAACCTCGATCTTTCGCGCCCTTTTGTGCATTTCGCGGTTCCCAATCCTGCCTGCTCCGTGCCGTGTAGCGCCCGCAATGTGGAAACTGGCCGCGCTTTGCCCAATAGCACGGAAACCCATTCGTGGCTTACAATTAGCAGTACGCACGCCGTCGCAAAATAGCCCTCGAATCACTCGGCTGATGATGTCCGACTCCGTCTACCAGCGATGCATTGATCCCGCCTGTGGGCAGACCTATGGCGTGGAGGAAGTCCGCACGGCCTGCGCGACCTGCGGCAATCTGCTTGACGTCGCTTACGATTGGGCAAAACTGCCGCTACCGAAAAAGCTGGCCGATTTCGAACACAAATGGTCGCGCCGGCACGAGCCGCTCGAATACAGCGGCGTGTGGCGGTTCCGCGAGCTGCTGCCCTTCGCTCCGGACGACCGCATCGTCACGATCGGCGAGGGCCAGACGTTGCTGCAACACGCCCGGGACGTCGCCAAGTACGTCGGCCTGACCGGCGGCGAGCTGCATTTGCAATATGAGGGGATGAATCCCTCCGGCAGCTTCAAAGACAACGGCATGTCAGCCGCGTTCACGCATGCCTATACGATCGGCGCGAAACGGGCCGCCTGCGCGTCGACCGGCAACACCAGTGCTTCGCTCGCGCTTTATTGCGCCGTGACCAAGCACATGAAGGCCGTGATCTTCATCGGCTCCGGCAAGATCAGTTACGGCAAGCTCTCGCAGGCCCTCGATTACGGCGCGCTCACGGTGCAGATCGCGGGCGATTTCGACGACGCGATGGCCCGCGTGCAGGAGATTTCGCGCGAGTTGGGCATCTACCTGGTGAACAGCGTCAATCCCTTTCGGTTGGAAGGGCAGAAGACGATCATGTACCGCGTGCTGGAAGCCCTGCGTTGGGAAGTGCCGGACTGGATCGTGGTGCCCGGCGGCAACCTGGGCAACTCCAGCGCGTTCGGCAAGGCGTTTGTTGAATTGAAGGAGCTTGGCCTCGTTGATCGCCTGCCGCGGTTGGCGGTTATCAACGCGTCCGGCGCGAATACGCTCTACGAACTTTATGAGCGCCGCGGTGTCCGCTGGGACGAAGGCAAGCCGCAACCGGCGATTGCGGAGTACTACAGCCTCCTCGATCAACAATCGAAACGCGCGTCAACGATTGCCAGCGCGATCGAAATCAATCGGCCGGTGAACCTGAACAAGTGCCTCCGGGCGCTCGACGCGATGCAGGGCGTCGTCCGCGAAGTGACCGACCAGGAAATCATGGATGCAAAGGCGCAAGTCGGCGCGGGCGGGCTGGGCTGCGAACCGGCCAGCGCGGCGAGCGTCGCTGGCGCCAAGCAACTCATAGCCGAGGGCGTTATCGGCCGCGACGAGCGCGTGGTGTGCATCCTCACCGGACATCAACTCAAGGATCCCACGGCCACCGTCGCCTACCACACCACGGATCAGGACAAGTTCAACGAAGTCCTCGGCAGCCGCGGCGTCCGCCGCGCCGCGTTCGCCAACCGCGCGGTGGCTGTGAATAACAACCTGAACGAAATCATCCAGGCGATTCAGCTTTATAGCTGAAGCAACGAAGAAAACGAGCGCGAAAAAATAACTCGCAGTCCTCGCGTCTCCTTCTCTCCTCGACTCCTTTACTCCTTTTCTCCACCTCCCCCATGCCAAGCATCCGACTTGCCGTCCACGGCGCCGCGGGCAGAATGGGCCAGCGCGTCATCGCCTGCGCCGTGGCCGATTCGGCCTTTCAAGTCGTGGCCGCGCTCGAACACGCCGGGCATCCGAAAATGGGCGAGGACGCCGGGCGACTCGCCGGCATCGGCGATTTGGGAGTGCGGGTATCCGACACGTTATCGGTCGACGCCGACGTGCTGATTGATTTCTCGACGCCCGCAGGCGCGGAACGCGCCACGGTGCTGTGCCTCGAACGCAAACTGCCCTTGGTGATGGCGACCACGGGGCTCGAAGCGGCCGCGCAAACCAAGCTGCGCACCGCCGCGTCGTCGATCCCGCTCGTCTGGTCCCCCAGCATGAGCCTGGCGGTGAATCTCACGATGAAGCTCACCAGCATCGCCGCCGCGGCGCTCAAGGATTATCCCGGCGGCGCGGACGTCGAGATCATCGAGCGGCACCATCGCTTCAAGGAAGATTCCCCCAGCGGCACGGCGATCAAATTCGGCCAGATCGTCGCCGACGCGATGGGGCAGGAACATCATCAGCACGGCCGCGAAGGCCGCCCCGGCGCGCGGCCGCACGGCGAAATCGGCTATCACGCGGTCCGCACCGGCGACAACCCCGGCGAGCACACGATCGTCTTCGGCATGCTCGGCGAAACCTTGGAACTCAGCGTCCGCGCCAGCAACCGCGATTGCTACGCCCAAGGCGCCCTGGCCGCCGCGAAATTCCTGCACGGCAAACCAGCCGGCCTCTACGGCATGAGCGACGTGTTGGGGGTGTAGTGGAAGTGATAAATAAATCCGTACAACCGTGTTTTGGCACGGTCTCCTGACCGTGCCACGGCAGAGCGTGGTGACATCCGGAACGGGAGGCCTGCGGTCGGCCCAGTGGCACGGTCGGGAGACCGTGCCACAACATGGTCTACCTCAGCTAATGTCTACTCCACCTACTAACTACTCCACCTACTTCCCCCATGTCCAAATGCGACGAAGGCTATCTCTGCGACGTCTGCGGCCTGGATGTGGCCGATATCACCGATAGCGATCTGTATTTGCGCTACGTGATCGGCCTGTTCGATCCCGAGGTGCTGCACACGACCAAGGAGCGGCATCTCCGCTGCGACCCGACCTTGGCACAATACATCTGCGACGATCGCTTCCAGCCCGTCGTCGTGGAGGGCTCCTTCGACAAGCGCACGCTGGATCCGCACTACGTCCACGAACAAGAAACGCTCGTCACGCGAGGCTACCGCCGCCTTTACGAAATCGGCCGCGAAGGCCAGGCGATCATCGTTTACCCGCTGCCCGAAGTCCGCGCGAAGATTCGCGGAGCCGCCTCGCAGACTTGATTGGCTTGTCAGTCGTTCGGCGGCTTTGCGAGTTCAACGCTCGCCCAATTGAACCGGTGAACAATCGGCTCGCCCGGTTTGTTGGAAGGGCAGACGAGCAGCGCCGCAGTCTCCGGGCGTGCGGCGCAGTAGGCCTCCGCTCCCTCCGGGCCGAGAATGAAAAAGGCCGTCGACAGCGCGTCGGCCTCCGCAGCAGTGGGCGCAAGGACCGTGCAGCTGAGAACTCCTTTGGCGGGCCAGCCGGTGCGCGGGTCGATGATGTGGCCGTAACGCTCGCCGGCGTGGCGGAAAAATTGAAACTGCGTGCCGGAAGTACCGACGGCGCGATCCACGACGGGGAACTCCAACATGGATTTTCCGGGACGGAGTGGATCGCCGATGCTAATCGACCAGCCCTGCTCGTCCGGACGGCCGGTCGCGCGAGCGCCTCGGGCGAGGATGCTACTTTGGCCGCCGTGAATTAGAAAGTTGTCCACGCCTCCCTCAAGCAACAATTCGGCGCAGCGATCGAGCGCGTAGCCTTTACCGATCGCGCCTAGGTTCAATTCCACGCCAGGTTGCGCGAGGGCAATGGTTTGCCGTTCCGCGTCCAACGTTAACTTCTCGCTGCCGACTTTGGCGAGCGCTTCCGCCAGCGCCGCTTCATTCGGCACTTCGCCTTGGCGGCGAAAGAATCCCCAGGCCTTGCTGAGGGGCCCCGCCGTGATGTCGTACGCACCTTGCGTATCGCGATGCAGCGCGACCGCTCGTTGTAGTAACTCGAACAGCCGCTCTTCCACGACCACCGGGCGCTCGGCCGCCGTGCAGTTGATTTCCAGCACTTCGCTCGAATCGCGATAAATGGTGAGTTGTGCTTCGAGTTCTTCGATCAGGTCGAGCGCCTGCATCGCGAGCGTCGGCCCGGCATTGTGTTGCCCCGCGTTGAGCAGCACCACGAAATCGCAGGCCATCGCGCGGCGCTTGAGCGAAATGAGATACCGCCCCGCCGTCTCGACGGGCGACACGTCCAATGTGGACGGCACGGCGTCCAACCAGTCGGTGACGACGTCGCGCGCCGCTTTACCGCGGAGAAAATCGCGGCGTGAGTTGTGCCGAGCGGACATGGAGGGAGAAGAAGAGTAAAGGAGTTCGTTTGCCGCGAAGTCTGCTCCACTAGCCCGTAGCGCAAGCGAGGGGGGACGACGACGTCTACCGTTGGAGATGAAACTCTCAGTTGCTCTCACCCAATGCAACAGAGAGTTCGATCTTCCAATGTAGCCTTCATCAACTCTCCCTCGCTTGCGCTACGGGCTAGTGTTGTGGCTGCCGAGACACTAAGTGCACACGCAGAAGAAATAATGCGATGGGTGCCACTGGCGGCTTGTCCGCCAGTGCGGTTCTGATCTCGATAGCAAGCCCAACTCCAGCACTGGCGGACAAGCCGCCAGTGGCACCCCGCATCAAACTTTATGCGGGTGTACTTAGCTATTGTACTTGAGCGCCGGTGGGGACGGGTTGCGCGGTTTTTTCTTTGGCCCAATCCTTGAGCTTCTTCAGGTCGAGCTTGCCGGTGCCGAGGACGGGCATTTCGTCGACGGTGTAGAAGTTATGCACGTCGGGGATCCAGAGATTCGGCAACCCCGCCGTGGCCAGCTCGTGTGTGATTTCCCGCGGCGTCTTTTCCGAGGGGAGCATCAGCACGACGAGACGCTCGCCTTTCTTCGCATCCGGCACGGCGGTCACGGCGGCGCAGACGGTTTCATGGTCGTGGCCGAGAATCAGGTTAATCTCGTCCTCGATTCGCAAGTGCGGCACCATTTCGCCGCCGAGTTTGGAGAAGCGGCTCAAGCGGCCGGTGATTTCGATGAAACCGTCCGCGTCGATGCGCGCGATGTCGCCGGTTTTGTACCAGCCGTCGCGCATCACTTCCGCGGTTTGCGCTGGCTTGTTGAGATAGCCCTTCATCACCGTGGGGCCTTTGACCCAGAGCATGCCGGCCTCGCCGGCGCCGAGCGGTTCGTCGGTCTCGGGGTCGAGGATCTTGGTTTGCAAATGCTTGATCGGCCGGCCAACGGTCCCTTCCTTGACCCAGGGTCCGCCGGTCGATGGCGCACGATGTTTGGGCACGTTGACCGAGACCAATGGCGAGAGTTCCGTGGCGCCATACGCTTCGAGCGGCCGGACGCCGAACTTTTTGGCGAAGGCGTCGCACAACTCGCTCGACAATTTCTCCGCGCTGCCGAAGACCGCGTCGAGCGTGGCGAAATGCTCCGGCGGGCAGCGCTTCAAATACGAACGCAGGAAGGTCGGCGTTGACATGAAAATCGTCACGCGATACTTCGCGCACAACTCGCCGACGACGCCGGCTTCCAACGGGCTGAAGTGATAAACGCCCATCGGGTCGAGCGTCAGCACGGACCACAGCGTGGCGGTGAAACCGTACGAGTGGAAAAACGGCAGAGTGCCGATCAACACATCGTCCGGGGTTAGCCGCACGCTTTGTGCGATGCCGTCGATATTGCTCGAAATGTTTCCATGCGTGAGCATCACGCCCTTGGGATCGCCCGTCGAGCCGGACGTAAAAATCACCGTTAACAGGTCGTCGAGTCCAACCTGATTCAAGCCTAAGTGCCGCTCCAGCGTACGCATGGGCCAGAACTTCGCCATCACGTACGCGATGGCCTTGTCGACCTTGGTGACTTTGCGGAGCAAGTCCTCGAGGAACACCAACTCTGCGTTGACTTTCAAATGTTCCAGCTTATGGATTACGCGCTTACTGGTCAGCACGTGGCGGATGCCGCACTGCTGGAGGCAGGAATCCATGATCTCGGTCGAGACCGTATAATTCAGATTGACGCCGATCTTACCGCACAGCGGCAGCGCCACGTTGGCCAGCACGCCGCCGACCGACGGGGGGATCAACAAGCCGACGTACTTTTCGTCGTCTTTCAGTATGTCGCGGAGCAGGCGGCGGAACACGAGCGCGCCGATCAGCAGTTCTCCGCCGGTCAATTGCTTACCGGAGGAATCCGCCACCTTGGGCTGTTTCCAAAGCCGCCGGCACATCCGCAAGAAGCTGCGCGGCGGGATCATGGTTGGATCGGCTTGCACGGCCACAGATTGTTTCCCCAACTGAACGACCGCTTCACGCACGCCGACGACATCGAACGGCGCCTGGAGCGGAGTTCCGAAATGCACCGCGACGACAAACGGCCAGCGTTTCGGCCATTTCCACAACAAACGTCCCCGCTCATAGCTAAAGATACTCCCCCACAGTTTGTCCAGAAAGACCGGAATGATCGGCGCTCCGGTTCCGTCGACGATGCGGAGCATACCCGGCTTGAAATCGGCGATTTCGCCGTCCCGGCTGATCGCTCCCTCGGGAAAAATGCAGACCAGTTCGCCATGCAGGACGGCGTTTCGGGCGGTATCGAGAGCGTGCTTGATCGCTTTCGGACCAGGGCCGATGGGAATTACCCCCATTACGCGCCCAATCCAGCTTAGCCCGCGGATCTGCACGTAAGGGGCAAAGGCCACGAAGCGCACGGGGCGCGACGACGTCAGCAACAACACGAGGCCGTCGATCCAACTGACGTGA
The DNA window shown above is from Planctomycetia bacterium and carries:
- the thrC gene encoding threonine synthase translates to MSDSVYQRCIDPACGQTYGVEEVRTACATCGNLLDVAYDWAKLPLPKKLADFEHKWSRRHEPLEYSGVWRFRELLPFAPDDRIVTIGEGQTLLQHARDVAKYVGLTGGELHLQYEGMNPSGSFKDNGMSAAFTHAYTIGAKRAACASTGNTSASLALYCAVTKHMKAVIFIGSGKISYGKLSQALDYGALTVQIAGDFDDAMARVQEISRELGIYLVNSVNPFRLEGQKTIMYRVLEALRWEVPDWIVVPGGNLGNSSAFGKAFVELKELGLVDRLPRLAVINASGANTLYELYERRGVRWDEGKPQPAIAEYYSLLDQQSKRASTIASAIEINRPVNLNKCLRALDAMQGVVREVTDQEIMDAKAQVGAGGLGCEPASAASVAGAKQLIAEGVIGRDERVVCILTGHQLKDPTATVAYHTTDQDKFNEVLGSRGVRRAAFANRAVAVNNNLNEIIQAIQLYS
- a CDS encoding acyl-[ACP]--phospholipid O-acyltransferase, which gives rise to MTATHDHSQEPTHGLRSGSFLGLIGTQALGTTNDNIFRWLAIGIGKDFVPASAASTVLAAGLACFVLPYLLLAAPAGYLADRYSKRSVILWCKVAEIGLMIAGVASILIGNLYLMFGAVFLMGAQAALFGPAKFGAIPEVLPAHKISAANGALGLATVVSTALGGALGNWLSDRMGHRGVEFPLWTAAAALTVICIALAGWLCSLRIVQLAPANPLQTFPWNAPAQTWRDLRALASSRPMLRVAIGEAFFWSLASLANMNIDQYAFEGGASQQQIVPLLLALVVGLGLGSVFAGWWSSGKVELGILPLGAAGLAISSIWLYLVHGAIVYNDSIWNDNYFTTCCLLLFLGASAGLFDVPLASYIQHRSPPQSRGQMLAATNFLVFSGTLVTAGIYCLMRLPIGGGEPAFSAREVFLLAGLATVPIFIYIVLLLPQATIRFILWLLSHTMYRFRIHGLDNLPERGGALLVANHVSWIDGLVLLLTSSRPVRFVAFAPYVQIRGLSWIGRVMGVIPIGPGPKAIKHALDTARNAVLHGELVCIFPEGAISRDGEIADFKPGMLRIVDGTGAPIIPVFLDKLWGSIFSYERGRLLWKWPKRWPFVVAVHFGTPLQAPFDVVGVREAVVQLGKQSVAVQADPTMIPPRSFLRMCRRLWKQPKVADSSGKQLTGGELLIGALVFRRLLRDILKDDEKYVGLLIPPSVGGVLANVALPLCGKIGVNLNYTVSTEIMDSCLQQCGIRHVLTSKRVIHKLEHLKVNAELVFLEDLLRKVTKVDKAIAYVMAKFWPMRTLERHLGLNQVGLDDLLTVIFTSGSTGDPKGVMLTHGNISSNIDGIAQSVRLTPDDVLIGTLPFFHSYGFTATLWSVLTLDPMGVYHFSPLEAGVVGELCAKYRVTIFMSTPTFLRSYLKRCPPEHFATLDAVFGSAEKLSSELCDAFAKKFGVRPLEAYGATELSPLVSVNVPKHRAPSTGGPWVKEGTVGRPIKHLQTKILDPETDEPLGAGEAGMLWVKGPTVMKGYLNKPAQTAEVMRDGWYKTGDIARIDADGFIEITGRLSRFSKLGGEMVPHLRIEDEINLILGHDHETVCAAVTAVPDAKKGERLVVLMLPSEKTPREITHELATAGLPNLWIPDVHNFYTVDEMPVLGTGKLDLKKLKDWAKEKTAQPVPTGAQVQ
- a CDS encoding FAD:protein FMN transferase; amino-acid sequence: MSARHNSRRDFLRGKAARDVVTDWLDAVPSTLDVSPVETAGRYLISLKRRAMACDFVVLLNAGQHNAGPTLAMQALDLIEELEAQLTIYRDSSEVLEINCTAAERPVVVEERLFELLQRAVALHRDTQGAYDITAGPLSKAWGFFRRQGEVPNEAALAEALAKVGSEKLTLDAERQTIALAQPGVELNLGAIGKGYALDRCAELLLEGGVDNFLIHGGQSSILARGARATGRPDEQGWSISIGDPLRPGKSMLEFPVVDRAVGTSGTQFQFFRHAGERYGHIIDPRTGWPAKGVLSCTVLAPTAAEADALSTAFFILGPEGAEAYCAARPETAALLVCPSNKPGEPIVHRFNWASVELAKPPND
- the dapB gene encoding 4-hydroxy-tetrahydrodipicolinate reductase, coding for MPSIRLAVHGAAGRMGQRVIACAVADSAFQVVAALEHAGHPKMGEDAGRLAGIGDLGVRVSDTLSVDADVLIDFSTPAGAERATVLCLERKLPLVMATTGLEAAAQTKLRTAASSIPLVWSPSMSLAVNLTMKLTSIAAAALKDYPGGADVEIIERHHRFKEDSPSGTAIKFGQIVADAMGQEHHQHGREGRPGARPHGEIGYHAVRTGDNPGEHTIVFGMLGETLELSVRASNRDCYAQGALAAAKFLHGKPAGLYGMSDVLGV
- a CDS encoding aspartate aminotransferase family protein; the protein is LQLLKDGQAYVRLEQLGARLEQGLRNAATSAGIDHAITRVGSMLTFFFHPGPVTNWTTASRSDTAKYAQYFWGLIDRGVYMPCSQYEALFISTAHTDEDIDATVNAAKEAFAAM
- a CDS encoding GlsB/YeaQ/YmgE family stress response membrane protein — encoded protein: MWSLISMLVWGLIAGALARLLMPGPDSFTWTGTMILGIVGSFVGGLIGALFTGKGIDTINPAGLIMSVIGSLVALAIYRRISAKKG